A window from Prinia subflava isolate CZ2003 ecotype Zambia chromosome Z, Cam_Psub_1.2, whole genome shotgun sequence encodes these proteins:
- the C7 gene encoding complement component C7 isoform X2 — translation MKILGIFLLLEVSGFFPIFSSPSPIHCRWNSFGPWSECNGCTQKQIRRRTVAVYGQYGGNPCSGDAFETRSCTPTRGCPTEDGCGDRFRCFSGQCISRSLVCNGDQDCEEDGADEDRCEEKKTVCDIDKTPLNSELTGAGFDIITGETKGRVIHTKSFGGQCRKVFSGDRREYYRLSESVLAYNFQVKVQNDFSYEFFNSTWSYMKHTEQYENSNKYKHTQNKNLQKSKQLMVVENSVEVAQFINNRPDFLTLAEPFWKELFNLPVIYEYSIYRRLIEHFGTHFLNSGSLGGHYKVIFHIDTEKMKAEGVSITDFKKCTSSGWNALIVKKKKVQCTKLDELLLSSSGSSGNKIKGDPYVEGGSPGAVAGLSYLDLDNPAGNSRMYTLWAASVTDYPRVIKKKLTPLYDLVKEVPCSSVKKHYLKQAIEEYMAENDPCKCQPCQNGGEAAVEGTQCVCYCKPYTFGAACELGTLVQDQPGVVDGQWSCWSSWSPCSGGRKSRSRSCSNPSPRGGGQACVGEQHESKACEDEELQHLRLIEPHCFDLSINPKEFCSPPPLLENGFVQNAENLYPVGKNIVYACKHGYSLVGDPVAKCLSNLQWQVGERYCQETACLLPDLEGGLQGEPWKPVYEIGERITLSCPHDMHLEGARSILCEPSLKWSPDVKTIQCKRPVPSVKTEVTDPKCQPWEKVHQSQCVCKMPYECGPSLDTCATDQRTKRNTPLTVCKMHALECMGRKYSLTNAENCKVPQAAEIPCGSCRSWEKCNVPSNTCVCDEDVLCEEGGAQVCAEVSGSAARRTMTECEVGLLRCRGETVTLVSIRPCDKQSK, via the exons ATGAAG attctggGGATTTTTCTGTTGCTGGAAGTTTCAGGcttctttcctattttttccag cccttctccaatccattgTCGCTGGAATTCTTTTGGCCCTTGGTCCGAGTGCAATGGCTGTACTCAAAAACAG ATTAGGAGACGGACAGTGGCAGTTTATGGCCAGTATGGAGgaaatccctgctctggggatgCCTTTGAAACAAGATCATGCACCCCCACAAGGGGATGCCCAACAGAAGATGGCTGTGGTGATCGGTTCAGGTGTTTCTCAG GTCAGTGCATTAGCAGATCCCTAGTGTGCAATGGTGATCAGGACTGTGAGGAGGATGGTGCAGATGAAGATCGATgtgaagagaagaaaactgtATGTGATATTGACAAAACACCTCTGAATTCAGAACTTACAGGAGCAGG ctTTGATATTATTACTGGTGAGACTAAGGGAAGAGTCATTCATACAAAAAGCTTTGGAGGGCAATGCAGAAAGGTCTTTAGTGGCGATAGGAGAGAATACTACAGGCTGAGTGAAAGTGTTCTGGCTTATAATTTTCAG GTTAAAGTTCAGAATGATTTCAGTTATGAGTTTTTCAACAGTACCTGGTCTTATATGAAACACACAGAACAATATGAAAATTCAAAcaaatacaaacacacacagaataaaaatctgCAAAAG aGTAAGCAGCTGATGGTTGTTGAGAACAGTGTGGAAGTTGCGCAGTTTATTAACAACCGCCCAGATTTCCTCACTCTTGCGGAGCCTTTCTGGAAGGAACTGTTCAACCTTCCGGTCATCTACGAGTACAGCATCTACCGAAGACTTATTGAACATTTTGGGACACACTTCTTAAACTCAGGGTCTCTGGGAGGACATtacaaagttatttttcatatcgatactgagaaaatgaaagcagaag GTGTCAGCATAACAGACTTCAAGAAGTGCACCTCATCAGGCTGGAATGCACTCATTGTGAAAAAGAAGAAGGTGCAATGCACCAAACTGGATGAACTGCTACTGAGTTCTTCAG GAAGCAGTGGCAATAAAATTAAAGGAGACCCTTACGTAGAAGGAGGAAGCCCAGGTGCTGTTGCTGGCCTTAGTTATCTAGACCTGGATAATCCTGCTGGGAACAGTCGGATGTACACCTTGTGGGCTGCATCAGTGACAGACTATCCaagagtaattaaaaaaaag CTAACACCATTATATGACCTGGTAAAGGAAGTGCCCTGCTCCTCAGTCAAAAAGCATTACCTAAAACAAGCCATTGAAGAATATATGGCGGAAAATGATCCCTGCAAATGTCAGCCCTGCCAGAATGGTGGTGAGGCGGCCGTGGAAGGAACACAGTGTGTGTGTTACTGCAAGCCTTACACCTTTGGAGCAGCTTGTGAGCTGGGAACTCTTGTGCAAGATCAGCCAG GCGTTGTTGATGGACAGTGGAGCTGCTGGTCTTCCTGGAGTCCTTGTTcaggaggaagaaaatcaaGGAGTCGAAGCTGCAGCAATCCCTCCCCACGTGGTGGTGGGCAGGCCTGTGTCGGAGAGCAGCATGAAAGCAAAGCGTGCGAAGATGAAGAGTTGCAACATCTTCG ATTGATTGAACCACACTGTTTTGATTTATCCATAAACCCTAAAGAATTTTGttcacctcctcctctcttagaaaatggatttgttcaa aatgcTGAAAACTTATACCCTGTTGGGAAAAACATTGTTTATGCATGCAAACATGGATATTCTCTTGTTGGTGATCCTGTTGCTAAGTGTCTCAGTAATTTACAGTGGCAAGTTGGAGAGAGATATTGCCAGG AAACTGCTTGTCTCCTGCCTGACCTTGAGGGAGGTTTGCAAGGAGAGCCATGGAAACCTGTGTATGAGATCGGTGAGAGAATAACCCTGTCTTGTCCACACGACATGCACTTGGAAGGGGCACGCTCCATTTTGTGTGAGCCCAGCCTCAAGTGGTCTCCTGATGTGAAGACTATCCAGTGCAAGAGACCAG TGCCCAGTGTGAAAACAGAAGTGACAGACCCTAAATGTCAGCCATGGGAGAAAGTACATCAGTCACAATGTGTGTGCAAAATGCCCTATGAGTGTGG tccTTCCCTGGACACTTGCGCTACAGATCAAAGAACCAAGAGAAACACACCTTTAACTGTTTGCAAGATGCACGCCTTGGAGTGCATGGGCAGAAAATACTCTCTGACTAATGCAGAAAACTGCAAAGTACCCCAGGCAGCTGAAATACCATGTGGATCATGCCGTTCATGGGAAAAATGCAATG TGCCATCTAACACCTGTGTTTGTGATGAAGATGTGCTGTGTGAGGAGGGAGGTGCCCAGGTCTGTGCTGAAGTGAGCGGCTCTGCTGCCCGTCGGACCATGACCGAGTGCGAGGTTGGGCTGCTCAGATGCCGGGGGGAGACTGTCACCCTTGTCAGCATAAGGCCCTGTGACAAGCAGAGTAAATAA
- the C7 gene encoding complement component C7 isoform X1 gives MKILGIFLLLEVSGFFPIFSSSPSPIHCRWNSFGPWSECNGCTQKQIRRRTVAVYGQYGGNPCSGDAFETRSCTPTRGCPTEDGCGDRFRCFSGQCISRSLVCNGDQDCEEDGADEDRCEEKKTVCDIDKTPLNSELTGAGFDIITGETKGRVIHTKSFGGQCRKVFSGDRREYYRLSESVLAYNFQVKVQNDFSYEFFNSTWSYMKHTEQYENSNKYKHTQNKNLQKSKQLMVVENSVEVAQFINNRPDFLTLAEPFWKELFNLPVIYEYSIYRRLIEHFGTHFLNSGSLGGHYKVIFHIDTEKMKAEGVSITDFKKCTSSGWNALIVKKKKVQCTKLDELLLSSSGSSGNKIKGDPYVEGGSPGAVAGLSYLDLDNPAGNSRMYTLWAASVTDYPRVIKKKLTPLYDLVKEVPCSSVKKHYLKQAIEEYMAENDPCKCQPCQNGGEAAVEGTQCVCYCKPYTFGAACELGTLVQDQPGVVDGQWSCWSSWSPCSGGRKSRSRSCSNPSPRGGGQACVGEQHESKACEDEELQHLRLIEPHCFDLSINPKEFCSPPPLLENGFVQNAENLYPVGKNIVYACKHGYSLVGDPVAKCLSNLQWQVGERYCQETACLLPDLEGGLQGEPWKPVYEIGERITLSCPHDMHLEGARSILCEPSLKWSPDVKTIQCKRPVPSVKTEVTDPKCQPWEKVHQSQCVCKMPYECGPSLDTCATDQRTKRNTPLTVCKMHALECMGRKYSLTNAENCKVPQAAEIPCGSCRSWEKCNVPSNTCVCDEDVLCEEGGAQVCAEVSGSAARRTMTECEVGLLRCRGETVTLVSIRPCDKQSK, from the exons ATGAAG attctggGGATTTTTCTGTTGCTGGAAGTTTCAGGcttctttcctattttttccag CAGcccttctccaatccattgTCGCTGGAATTCTTTTGGCCCTTGGTCCGAGTGCAATGGCTGTACTCAAAAACAG ATTAGGAGACGGACAGTGGCAGTTTATGGCCAGTATGGAGgaaatccctgctctggggatgCCTTTGAAACAAGATCATGCACCCCCACAAGGGGATGCCCAACAGAAGATGGCTGTGGTGATCGGTTCAGGTGTTTCTCAG GTCAGTGCATTAGCAGATCCCTAGTGTGCAATGGTGATCAGGACTGTGAGGAGGATGGTGCAGATGAAGATCGATgtgaagagaagaaaactgtATGTGATATTGACAAAACACCTCTGAATTCAGAACTTACAGGAGCAGG ctTTGATATTATTACTGGTGAGACTAAGGGAAGAGTCATTCATACAAAAAGCTTTGGAGGGCAATGCAGAAAGGTCTTTAGTGGCGATAGGAGAGAATACTACAGGCTGAGTGAAAGTGTTCTGGCTTATAATTTTCAG GTTAAAGTTCAGAATGATTTCAGTTATGAGTTTTTCAACAGTACCTGGTCTTATATGAAACACACAGAACAATATGAAAATTCAAAcaaatacaaacacacacagaataaaaatctgCAAAAG aGTAAGCAGCTGATGGTTGTTGAGAACAGTGTGGAAGTTGCGCAGTTTATTAACAACCGCCCAGATTTCCTCACTCTTGCGGAGCCTTTCTGGAAGGAACTGTTCAACCTTCCGGTCATCTACGAGTACAGCATCTACCGAAGACTTATTGAACATTTTGGGACACACTTCTTAAACTCAGGGTCTCTGGGAGGACATtacaaagttatttttcatatcgatactgagaaaatgaaagcagaag GTGTCAGCATAACAGACTTCAAGAAGTGCACCTCATCAGGCTGGAATGCACTCATTGTGAAAAAGAAGAAGGTGCAATGCACCAAACTGGATGAACTGCTACTGAGTTCTTCAG GAAGCAGTGGCAATAAAATTAAAGGAGACCCTTACGTAGAAGGAGGAAGCCCAGGTGCTGTTGCTGGCCTTAGTTATCTAGACCTGGATAATCCTGCTGGGAACAGTCGGATGTACACCTTGTGGGCTGCATCAGTGACAGACTATCCaagagtaattaaaaaaaag CTAACACCATTATATGACCTGGTAAAGGAAGTGCCCTGCTCCTCAGTCAAAAAGCATTACCTAAAACAAGCCATTGAAGAATATATGGCGGAAAATGATCCCTGCAAATGTCAGCCCTGCCAGAATGGTGGTGAGGCGGCCGTGGAAGGAACACAGTGTGTGTGTTACTGCAAGCCTTACACCTTTGGAGCAGCTTGTGAGCTGGGAACTCTTGTGCAAGATCAGCCAG GCGTTGTTGATGGACAGTGGAGCTGCTGGTCTTCCTGGAGTCCTTGTTcaggaggaagaaaatcaaGGAGTCGAAGCTGCAGCAATCCCTCCCCACGTGGTGGTGGGCAGGCCTGTGTCGGAGAGCAGCATGAAAGCAAAGCGTGCGAAGATGAAGAGTTGCAACATCTTCG ATTGATTGAACCACACTGTTTTGATTTATCCATAAACCCTAAAGAATTTTGttcacctcctcctctcttagaaaatggatttgttcaa aatgcTGAAAACTTATACCCTGTTGGGAAAAACATTGTTTATGCATGCAAACATGGATATTCTCTTGTTGGTGATCCTGTTGCTAAGTGTCTCAGTAATTTACAGTGGCAAGTTGGAGAGAGATATTGCCAGG AAACTGCTTGTCTCCTGCCTGACCTTGAGGGAGGTTTGCAAGGAGAGCCATGGAAACCTGTGTATGAGATCGGTGAGAGAATAACCCTGTCTTGTCCACACGACATGCACTTGGAAGGGGCACGCTCCATTTTGTGTGAGCCCAGCCTCAAGTGGTCTCCTGATGTGAAGACTATCCAGTGCAAGAGACCAG TGCCCAGTGTGAAAACAGAAGTGACAGACCCTAAATGTCAGCCATGGGAGAAAGTACATCAGTCACAATGTGTGTGCAAAATGCCCTATGAGTGTGG tccTTCCCTGGACACTTGCGCTACAGATCAAAGAACCAAGAGAAACACACCTTTAACTGTTTGCAAGATGCACGCCTTGGAGTGCATGGGCAGAAAATACTCTCTGACTAATGCAGAAAACTGCAAAGTACCCCAGGCAGCTGAAATACCATGTGGATCATGCCGTTCATGGGAAAAATGCAATG TGCCATCTAACACCTGTGTTTGTGATGAAGATGTGCTGTGTGAGGAGGGAGGTGCCCAGGTCTGTGCTGAAGTGAGCGGCTCTGCTGCCCGTCGGACCATGACCGAGTGCGAGGTTGGGCTGCTCAGATGCCGGGGGGAGACTGTCACCCTTGTCAGCATAAGGCCCTGTGACAAGCAGAGTAAATAA